In Formosa haliotis, the sequence TTTTCTGTATAAGCTGCTCCGTAGGTCTGTATTTTAGTTTGTACCTCGTTATTTCCAGAAATAGTTACAATGTATAATCTGTCGAATTCACTAGCGTCATCTATTGCAGATCCGGGATCGCCACCTAATAATTCCACCATTTTAGGAGTGGTATTGCTGTGGCCCACGATAACATGATTTCCACCTTCCTCTCTAATTCTATCGGCTAAGGCCTTAAGGTTGCTTGGATCGTAAATTTCGGGTGTTAATCCAAAGGCGTTTGCCGTTGGTTCGGCTGTATCACGCGTTCTAATATAATCTGTGCTATGAACATGGTTTATGTTTGCGGCCTTTAAGATTTTCATTAATGCTTTAGCGCGTTCTTTTCCCGATTCTGAAAGTTCAGGATCTGTGGTAAGATTTGCTTTTTCTGCATGTCGTACTAAATAGACCACCGTTGGAGCTTGAGCAAAACTGCTGTTTTTTTTAGGTTGAATGCCTTCATGGTTAAAAGGAAGTAGCGAAAAAAATAAAAAGGAGATCGTGAGTAGTAATTTCATATTAGCGACAATGTTATAGTTTAATGCGTAATAGGAAATTTCTTAAATCTTGTTATAAATTACTCTAACTACGCATTATAAATTTAGTGATTACTAGCCGATAATAAAATTTAAAATACCATCTATTCCAATCTTATCAATTGGATGGCATCCATTCTTAAGCGGGCATCTTTTATTAAAGTTTCGAGCGTTAATTGTGCGTTTCTAGCAATTTCAATTTCTTCAAGTCTTATATTACTGTTCTTTTCTTTTAAAATCATAAGTCTGTCAATTTCATGATTCAGAGTGTTATTCATCCGCTCTAACCCGTCTTCAATAGCTTCTTTGCGTTGTATTTCAGTAATTTTTGTAGCCATAGAAATCATTTGAGGTATGATTGTATCCATTAATGTCTCGTTATCGAGTAGGGGATCAATCTGTCCGGAAACTAAATTTTTGTCTAAAAGTTCTACAGGAAATTCAGTGGTAACATTTTTTCCAGTATGGTTTACAACCACTCTAAGCGGGGTGTTTGGTAAAAATCGATCGACATAACTATTCGATTGCGACGCAGTTTCGAGTACAAAAATTAGCTCTAAAAGCAAGCCTTGATTTTTACTCCCTTTAAAAACGGCATAGCTGGCACTACCAGTTCCCGAGCTTAAAACAAGATCGATAGCATCGGTGGTCATAGGGTGATCCCAACTAAGAAAATTAAGATCTTCACGGCTTAGGGCATGTGTTCTACTAAAAGTAACACCTACGCCTTCTGGCGGAATGGATGGAAATATTTCGGTGTTTATAGATGTTGGTTTTAAATAATAGGTTTTAGACACCAAATCTTCCATTTCAATATCAAAATGCCTAAACACTTTAGTTAAATACTGTTCCAGACGTTTGTCTTTATCTTCAGATTGAATTTGTTCCACTAATTTTGAAGCTATTTTAGGTCGGAAAGAATTCATTTCCAGTAAACGATCTCGGCCATCGGCTAAAGTTTTTTGAAGCTCTTTTTGATAGTTTGCTGTTTCAGAAATTAATAATTTTAATTTTGAATTTTTAGCTGAATTTGGATCCGATTTTGAAAGTTCTAAGAGCCTTTGACTAAAAGTTTTCGAAATTTTATGTCCGCCTTCAATATTGTTTTCAAACGCATTTAAACCTTCATGATACCATTTTACGAGAATTTCTTGCGGACTATCAACAAGGTATGGCACATGAATTTGAATGGTTTCTACCTGTCCTATGCGGTCTAATCTCCCAATACGTTGTTCCAATAATTTGGGGTGTAGGGGCAGGTCGAATAAAACGAGGTGATGCGCAAATTGAAAATTTCGACCTTCACTTCCTATTTCTGAACACAGCAGAATTTGTGCGCCATCGGGTTCCGAAAACCATGCAGCATACCTGTCGCGTTGCACTATGGTCAAGTCTTCATGAAATACCGCCACCTTTATACTACTGCGTTTTGTTAAGGCTTGCTCTAAAGCCAATACTTTTTCTTTGCTTTTACAAATAAGTAAAACTTTGGCAGGAGTAACGTCTTTTAGCATAGTTAGTAGCCATTGTACTCTAGGATCTTTATTGAACCAAAATTTCTGAGCACTTGTAGCTTCCTTAGGTTGCATGTCATGAAAAAATTCGTCCTTTAATCGTGAACTCCACAGTGTTTTATCGGTAGTAACTTCTAAAGGAATAAGTTTAGCTTTTCGTTTAGGAAACCCCGATATGGTTGTGCGCGTATTTCTAAATAATACACGACCGGAACCATGCTGGTCGAGTAAATTTTCGATGATATTATCGAAATTATTACCTTTAATTATGTCCTGTAGTTTTTCTTTTGAAAAGATAGACTCCAAGCGTTTCATGGCTTTCGTGTTTAGTTTTTTGCCTTGATCTAATGTTTCAACAATTTGGGCAATGTCTTTTTGGTTCGAAGATTCGTTTATAAAATCGTCGTAATTTTCATATCGATTAGGGTCTAGTAATCGCAAACGTGCAAAATGACTTTCTAAACCTAATTGTTCGGGAGTTGCAGTGAGGAGTAACAAGCCTTGAGCAACCTGGCTTAGACGTTCTACAATGCTATATTCCGGGCTTGACTGGGTGGCAGACCATTCTAAATTATGGGCTTCATCTACAACAAGCATGTCCCAATTGGCAGATAAAGCTTGTTGGCTACGTTTTTCTGAACCTGCCAAAAAAGCCGTACTACAAATAATAAGTTGGTTATCTAAAAACGGATTTCCGTCGGGGGCATTGTCATCTAAGGAAGCGCAGCGCTCTTCATTAAAAATATTAAACCACATATTAAATCGACGTAAAACCTCCACAAACCATTGATGTACTAAGGATTCGGGAACCAGAATAAGCACTCTAGAAATACGTCCGGATAACAATAGGCGATGCAGAATTAAACAGGCTTCAATAGTTTTTCCTAGTCCAACTTGGTCTGAAAGTAACACGCGAGGTGCATATCTTGAACTCACTTCGTGGGCTATATAAAGTTGATGCGGAATCAGGTCTATGCGTCCGCCAACAAATCCACAAACAGGAGAAAGCCGTCTTTTGTATTCAAGTTCTAATGTTTCTCGGCGCAAAGCAAACGCTAGAGGAGAGTCTACATCACCCATAAAAAGTCTGTCATCTACACCGTGATTTACAGAAACATCTCCCAATTCCGATTCGGATATGGTTGTTCCTTTACCATGATATTTGTATAGGTTCTTGTCAATTTCAACCTTAGTTATTAGTAAAGGTTCGTCTTTTAGGTTTTTAATGGTATCTCCAATTTTAAATATCACGCGTTGTAAAGGCGCACTTTCAGTAGCATATAAACGTGTAACATCTGCAAGTGGAAAATAAATTTTAACCTTCCCTTTAGTGGCTTCGGTTAAAATACCAACACCAAGTTCGGGCTCGCCTTTGCTTGTGTATCTTTGACTTGGAAAAAATATATGCATTAAGATATTCGGTTTAAAATTGGGATATGCGTGTGCTTTTGTTTGTTATAATTGATCAATATCTACTGAAAAAATCCCAAATTAAAACATTGGCGTCTAAACCTGAGTTTTCCTTTGTGGGTAAATCGTGACCAAAATGTTGTAATTTATAATACCAGACTTCATTATTATGTATGCCTTTTTTGTAATGATAAGCTTGTATTTTAGGTGAAATGGACAAGGTGTCAATTTGTTTACATGCATTAAATTTACTCCAATAGTTCATTATGGTATCCATATGTGGAGCGCCTCCCCAGCCATACGCTGTAGACATACTGCCGTCTATAGGTACAATGGTGTCTAGGGTTCCAGATATTTGTAAAACAGGTATGGGTTGTGTTGTTAAATTTCTGTTTTTCCAGAGCTGCCCTGTCATGGTGCCTTCTACCGATGCTATTGCTTTAAAAACATTAGGCGATTTGCAAGCTAAGGTATAACTCATAAAGCCCCCGTTAGAAATGCCGCAAGAAAATGTTCTGTTAGGATCGAGATTATGTTTAGTCTGTAGATGTTTTGCGAGATCTGTTAAATAACCAATATCATCAATCTTGGTGGTTGCTAATCCTCCTGTCCAATAGGGTTTTCCTGTATTTACATCTAAAGTTCCTTGGGGGTAGCAGACCATAAATTTGTTGATTTCGGCAATGCTATCTAGTTGTAAACTCTGCATATGGTCATTTGCAAACCTTCCATAACTGTGAAGTACGAAAACTAAAGGAGCGTTTTTAGGTAAATTTGAAGGTGTGTATATTATGTATGTTCTCTCTAAATTATTATGTATGAATGTACCTTTGCTAATATGGTTTTTACATGAAAAAAGACATAGTACAATAGCTGCAAACGTAAATAAAACTTTAAATTTTAATTGGTGATTTACCATGGGTTTGCATTATAAAGTATGGCTTAATTGTAGTAAAATATTTGGTTATAAGTTAATTACATCTTTAAATGTAACATATTTATTAAACTTGTAAAAGGGTATGGAACAGATTAATACAGCCTGTTGAATATTTAAACAAGGATGTAGGTTTGGTTATGCCGTGGTTTTGATTTTCTTCTCGGCACTTATAATTTGCTCTACGGCTTGTCTGTATTTTATAGGATTTGTAGCCTTTTTTATGGCTTTGTATGTTTTTTGTGGGTTCGAAGTCGATTTTGAAAAATAGTCCCAAAACCCTAACATTTTCATTTTAATTGGTGTTGGTCCAGATAAATAAGCGTCGTATTGCTGATAAATAGTGTCGTGAAATTCAGAGAAAATAGTCCAACGGTCTTCTGGGTATTCGGTGGTGTTGTTTTTAATCATGCTAGGTAAAAACGGGTCGGCAATTAAACCGCGA encodes:
- a CDS encoding SixA phosphatase family protein — translated: MKLLLTISFLFFSLLPFNHEGIQPKKNSSFAQAPTVVYLVRHAEKANLTTDPELSESGKERAKALMKILKAANINHVHSTDYIRTRDTAEPTANAFGLTPEIYDPSNLKALADRIREEGGNHVIVGHSNTTPKMVELLGGDPGSAIDDASEFDRLYIVTISGNNEVQTKIQTYGAAYTENKKH
- the rapA gene encoding RNA polymerase-associated protein RapA, with amino-acid sequence MHIFFPSQRYTSKGEPELGVGILTEATKGKVKIYFPLADVTRLYATESAPLQRVIFKIGDTIKNLKDEPLLITKVEIDKNLYKYHGKGTTISESELGDVSVNHGVDDRLFMGDVDSPLAFALRRETLELEYKRRLSPVCGFVGGRIDLIPHQLYIAHEVSSRYAPRVLLSDQVGLGKTIEACLILHRLLLSGRISRVLILVPESLVHQWFVEVLRRFNMWFNIFNEERCASLDDNAPDGNPFLDNQLIICSTAFLAGSEKRSQQALSANWDMLVVDEAHNLEWSATQSSPEYSIVERLSQVAQGLLLLTATPEQLGLESHFARLRLLDPNRYENYDDFINESSNQKDIAQIVETLDQGKKLNTKAMKRLESIFSKEKLQDIIKGNNFDNIIENLLDQHGSGRVLFRNTRTTISGFPKRKAKLIPLEVTTDKTLWSSRLKDEFFHDMQPKEATSAQKFWFNKDPRVQWLLTMLKDVTPAKVLLICKSKEKVLALEQALTKRSSIKVAVFHEDLTIVQRDRYAAWFSEPDGAQILLCSEIGSEGRNFQFAHHLVLFDLPLHPKLLEQRIGRLDRIGQVETIQIHVPYLVDSPQEILVKWYHEGLNAFENNIEGGHKISKTFSQRLLELSKSDPNSAKNSKLKLLISETANYQKELQKTLADGRDRLLEMNSFRPKIASKLVEQIQSEDKDKRLEQYLTKVFRHFDIEMEDLVSKTYYLKPTSINTEIFPSIPPEGVGVTFSRTHALSREDLNFLSWDHPMTTDAIDLVLSSGTGSASYAVFKGSKNQGLLLELIFVLETASQSNSYVDRFLPNTPLRVVVNHTGKNVTTEFPVELLDKNLVSGQIDPLLDNETLMDTIIPQMISMATKITEIQRKEAIEDGLERMNNTLNHEIDRLMILKEKNSNIRLEEIEIARNAQLTLETLIKDARLRMDAIQLIRLE
- a CDS encoding alpha/beta hydrolase family esterase — protein: MVNHQLKFKVLFTFAAIVLCLFSCKNHISKGTFIHNNLERTYIIYTPSNLPKNAPLVFVLHSYGRFANDHMQSLQLDSIAEINKFMVCYPQGTLDVNTGKPYWTGGLATTKIDDIGYLTDLAKHLQTKHNLDPNRTFSCGISNGGFMSYTLACKSPNVFKAIASVEGTMTGQLWKNRNLTTQPIPVLQISGTLDTIVPIDGSMSTAYGWGGAPHMDTIMNYWSKFNACKQIDTLSISPKIQAYHYKKGIHNNEVWYYKLQHFGHDLPTKENSGLDANVLIWDFFSRY